Within the Cupriavidus necator N-1 genome, the region CTCTGGCAAGCGCTTTTACCCAGCTGGGGTCGTACCAAGGGGTAGTGGCTGCGGTGCGGCGGTCCTGGGCGCTCGAGAACCGAGAACTACTCGTTCGATTTATTCGTGCGCAGGTCGCTGGCGTCCAATGGCTCTACGCGCCGGAGAATCGAGATGAGGCTATCCGAATTCTCATAAAGCACTTGCCCCAGATCGGGCCTGAGCTGGCGCAAGCGAGTTACGCTGCGATGATCGACGGGAACCAGGGTTTTCAGCAAGATGCAGCCGTCGACCTCGAAGGGATGCAAACCGTGCTTGGACTCCGCCGAAAGTACGTGGAATCCTGCCAAAGCGGACGTCAACTCTCTGAGTACATTGACCTGTCATTCTATAATGACGCCCTTCAGGACGAACGGCAGGTAATTCAGTGACGACAGGAACTCACGCAAATGTCAAACTCACAGCGGACTAACGAGATCGAAAGCCTAGACAGCTCGCTCGGGCGCCGAGATCGCGGCAAATTGGAAAAGTACAGGCGGATCGTTCAAGCCGCTCGCGATGTGTTTCGGGAAAAGGGTTTCGAAGCTGCTACAACTCGCGAGATAGCAGATCGAGCGGATATTGCAATTGCCACGCTGTTTGTCTATGCAAAGGACAAGCGCGATTTGCTATTCCTTCTCATCAACGATGAGCTTGACACTCTCTTGCAGAAACAGTTTGATGTGCAACCGAAGGATGGATCGTTGCTCGGCCAGATTCTCCATATTTTCGCCTGTCAATATGAATATTTTGCAAGCGACGCCGTATTATTTAGGGCCGCTCTTCACGAGTCATTTCATTTTGACAGTGATACCGGAAAGGATGGCCCTCAGGTAAAGCGCTGGCGAGAGCGTCACGAGCGTGGCATGGGCTACCTTGAAAAGATAATCGAGGCGAATCAAGCGTCTGGCGGCATTCGCCCTGAGGTCAACCCTGCCACTGCCGCGTGGTTGCTTGTTTCAATCTACCGGGCTCAGACTCTCCGCTGGCTTTCTGGAAAGACGCCCACGGCAAAGAAGGGGATTTCCCAGTTACGAGAAGTTATGGAGCTTCTTGTCAACGGACTTGAAAAGTGAAGGAGCGCTGACTTCTTCACCGGCTCGGATAACCAAATTTATACTTACCATGGAATCGACACCAAAAATTCTCGCTTTCTCGGGTAGCACTCGAAAAGCTTCATTCAATAAGCGGCTTATTTCTCTGGCGGTGGCAGAGGCCGACCATCTGGGCGCGGATGTAACCTTGGTTAATCTTGGCGATTTTCCATTGCCGATTTACGATGGCGACATCGAAGAAGAACAGGGCGTTCCAAAGAATGCTACGGCGTTAAGGGATATTATGATCGCCCATCATGGTTTTATCATCGCGTCACCTGAATACAATAGTGCCATCTCGCCATTGCTTAAGAATGTTCTGGATTGGACCAGCAGGCCAACAAAAACGCAGGAAGGCAAGCTTCCATTTTCCGGGAAATCTGTGTCACTGATGAGCGCATCACCGGGTGCCTTCGGTGGTTTTCGCGGCTTGTCTAGCCTGAGCTCGATTCTCTTCAGCCTTGGAATGCATGTGCTTCCCGACATGGTCATTGTCCCAAGTGCGCCCCAGGCATTCTCACCAGAGGGCAAGCTCACATCTGAACGATTGCAGCATAGTCTCGCAAATGCGGTGGCAAAGCACGTCCTATTCCTAAGCGTGTGCAAGAGTCCAACTGCGCTTGTGGCCTGACTAGCATGGCAATCTCTTCAGAGACGTTTCGCGAACTTTTCGCGTCGTTCGCGTCTACGGTAACGATAGTCACAGCATATGCGGATGACGCGCCCTCCGGCGCTACTGTCACAGCCTGTTCAAGTGTGTCGGCGCAGCCACCGCTTATCATGGTCGCACTTGGCCGCGAAAGTAGAACATTGAGCCAGATACTTCGGGCTGGTAGATTCGGTGTTAATGTCCTAGCTGATCATCAGGAGGCAGTTGCAAGACTGTTTTCTCAATCGACGGTGAACAAATTTTCACGCCTTGATTGGATCCTTGACGGTGACGTTCCCTGCTTGCCGGATAGCTGCGGCTTTGTGGCGGCAAGGCTTTCGTCCGAACTCACAGTTGGTGACCACGTTCTAATTGTGGGGTCCATAGAGAAGGTCTCCTGCACTTCACAGACTCCATTGCTATACCATCGACGCCAGTTCGCTCGATGTGAGCAAATAGGCGTTAAGGCGAACGCATCCGTAGCTTGATCGCTGCGTCGCTGCCTACCACGGCAAAGCTAGGGGATGGCGCTCGCTCTCCCCATCTGGCTTCCACGGTTGCCACGCTAAAGCGAGGCCGGAAGCCCCCCCCTTTTTATACCTCGCCGGTCACACCCACCACTTCAGTCCAATATCCCAATAGCGGGCAGCTCAATGCCTCGAACCATCACTTCGTCGTAGAGCGCCGTTCAGGTGGCCAGGCACAAGTACTTCATCTCCAGGTACTCTTCGATACCGTAGCGTGATCCTTCTCGTCCAACGCCGGATTGCTTGATGCCACCGAACGGCCCTACCTCATTTGAGATCATGCCCGTGTTGATCCCCACCATGCCGTACTCGAGTGCTTCCGCCACTCGCCAAATCCGCTCCAGATTGCTCGAAAAGAAGTACGCAGCCAAGCCGAACTCAGTGTCGTTCGCCATGCCTATAACTTCTTCATCACTACGGAAGCGAAACAGGGGCGCCAGCGGACCAAACGTTTCCTCGCGGGCCACGCGCATGGCCGGAGTTGCCTCGGACACTACGGTGGGCTCAAAAAAGGTGCGCCCAAGTGCATGGCGCTCACCTCCAACCAGCACGGTGGCTCCGTGCTTCACCGCATCAGCAATATGTTCCTCAACTTTTCTGACAGCCTCTTCGTCGATCAGCGGACCCTGCGTGACGTCCGGGGCTAACCCATTTCCCGGCCGAATCCGTGCGACTGCGGTCACCAGTCGCCGTGCGAGCTCGTCATAGACGTGGTCATGCACGTAGATGCGATTGGCGCATACGCAGGTCTGGCCGCTGTTGCGGAACTTCGCCGCCATGATGCCATCCACCGCACGGTCAAGATCGGCGTCCTCGAATACAATCAGCGGGGCGTTACCGCCCAGCTCAAGCGAAAGTCGTTTCACCGTGTCGGAACACTGAGCCATTAGCAGGCGACCAACTTCAGTCGAACCCGTGAAACTAAGCTTGCGTACAAGCGGGCTGCTGCACAGCACGCCGCCAATCTTCTTGGCATCGCCGGTCACAACCTGAAGTACTCCCCCCGGGACACCTGCCTCTTCGGCTAGCACTGCAAGCGCCAGCGCCGTAAGTGGTGTCTGCTCGGCGGGCTTGACGATGATGGTGCAGCCAGCGGCCAGCGCCGGACCGACCTTCCGGGTAATCATAGCGGCCGGGAAGTTCCAGGGCGTGATTGCGGCGCACACTCCGACCGGCTGCCGCAGCACCAACAGTTTCTGATCAGCGCGCGGGCTGGCCAGCACGTCGCCGTCGACACGCTTGGCCTCCTCGGAAAACCACTCGAGAAACGACGCGGCATATGCGATTTCACCGCGTGCTGGCAGAACAGGGCAAGCCGCTAACTGAATGTTGTAGCATGAGGTCGCTCCAACGCCTCAAGATGGAGGCGCGTACCTTGCCCGTCTGCGCGCGCCAGCTCTCTAGCGCCCGCGCCGCCGAAGCGACAGCTATCTGCGCTTCCATTTCGCCGGCCATCGGCACGGTGCCAATCGCGTCGCCCGTCGCCGGGTTATTCACAATAATCCGTTCGCCGCTGACGGCATCCCGCCATTCGGCCGCAATCAGCAATTGACTGCGCAGCAAAACTTGGTGTTTTAGCTTCATATCGGTTCTTTTACTCTACCGGGGGCTGTGTAAGCGCTGCTGAGCGTGGCGCTAGATTGACGCACGGTTGGTCATCTTTGCGGCCCGCGATTGCGCCCATCCGCTACATTCCCCCCCAAGAAGACGGGGAGTCAACCGCGCATTCTTGGACTGACAGTTACGGTTCACGGATATCCTGACGTCGACTCCCTGATGACGATCAAGCCATGCCTCCGGTCGGAGCAACTGAAGCGTCAGGGCCGCGTAGTGCCGTCTGGCAACGGTCGACCGACGGAATGGGCAAGCGAATGGCTACGGGCGCCCGCTCGGCAGGCCTGCCGCCCAAGCGCCCCACCGGGGCTACACGCTAAGGTAATCGCTCAGCACGCGTTCGTTACTTCGCAGCATGTCGCTAGTCCCGCTGAAACACACCTCGCCTTTTGACAGTACGTAGTGGATATCGCCCAAGTCCAGCGCTGCACTGAGGTTCTGCTCAATTAGCAAAATTGCCAATCCTTCGGATTTCATCCTTCGCAGAATCTCGACAATCTCGTCGACAATGAGCGGTGCTAGCCCTTCCGACGGTTCGTCAAGCACAATGACGCTGGGGTTCAGCATCAGAGCTCGGGCAATCGCAACCATTTGCTGTTCTCCGCCGGAGAGCTGAAACCCACGATTATTGCGGCGCTCCTTAAGGCGTGGGAACATCTCGTAAATGCGTGCCAGCGTCCATCGATTGTCCCGGCCTGACCTCGCGGCGACGGTTAAATTCTCCTCCACTGACAGACTGGGGAAGATCCCTCGCTCCTGGGGAACGAATCCTACCCCCATGCGCGAAATGCTATAGGACGGCAACCCGGCAATCGCCCTCCCCGCATAGGTAATGCTCCCTAAGCGCGGCTTCAGATAGCCCATTACGGAGAGCGCCGTTGTTGTCTTTCCAGCGCCATTTCGCCCGAGCAGCGAGGTCACCGCCCCGGCTTTTACCTGCAACGAAACACCTCGCAGCACGTGGCTGTTCCCATAGTAGGTGTGGATATCATTCACCTCGAGCATCAGTGTTTCCCTCCGAGATAGACTTCCCTCACACGGGCATCGCCCTGTATCTCCTGCGGAGATCCTGACGCCAAGACCTCACCGTAATAGAGCACCGTAATGCGGTCGGCCAGCGAAAACACTACCTTCATGTCATGCTCAATCATCAAAACCGCCAGCGAAGCGGGCAGCTCCCGCACTAGGTCGATCATGCGATCAGTCTCGGCTGGCGACATTCCCGAGGTTGGCTCATCGAGCAGCAGTAGTTCCGGGTCTGTGGCAAGTGCGATTGCGACCTCGAGCTGTCGCTGTTCGCCGTAAGATAGGCTAGACACCGCGCGCCTGTAATCGCCCGACAGGTGAACCTGCTCGATAAGCTGATCTGCTCGTTCCCACTGTTGCCGCCTCGACCCGACGCTTCGAAGCGCCTCATACCATCCGCCATGCTTTGCTTGGACGGCAAGACGCACGTTTTCGCGTACCGAAAGGCTCGAGAATAGGTTGTTCTTCTGAAATGTACGTCCCATGCCCATCTGACAGATCGCCTCTGGAGCACCCCCGGTAACGTCGCGGTCCTTAAAGAATATCCGGCCCGCTGTCGGCCTAATCTGCCCCGATAGCTGGTGAACCAGGCTCGTTTTTCCCGCACCGTTAGGGCCGATAATGACATGTCGTTGCCCAACCGAGACCTCCAGGTCGACATCCCTCGTCACGACGAGACTGCCGTATGCCTTGCGGAGTGCTTCCGTCTTAAGCAATGTCATGTTTTACCTCCGAAATGTCGCTTGCCGCGCTAGCTAATCCAGCCTCCTTGCGCGACGGTCCACCGAGACTAGACAACCGTCCAATGATGAACCCCCATGCCCCGTCCCTCAGGAACATCACGCAGACGATAAAGATTGCACCCACCCAGAACGCCCAGTACTCGTTGTGAGAACTCATGACTGTTTTCAGCAGCAAGAAGATCCCTGCCCCAACCACTGGTCCGATCACCGTACCGCTGCCCCCCAATACCACCATGATCATCGCGTCACCGGATTGCTGCCAATGTAGGATGTCCGTCGATACGTAGGCATTCAGGAATGCGTATAGCCCACCGGCAACCCCGGCCAGTCCGCCAGCAATCATAAAAGCCAGCAACTTGAAGCGCCGTACCGGATAGCCAATCGCCCGCATGCGCCGTTCATTGTCGCGTATGCCAATAAGAATCGACCCGAGCGGCGACCGAACCAGGCGGGCGAACAGTGCCACCACAATCAAGAATCCGATCGAGATCACCGCATAGCGAGCTCCGGCGCTTTGTGCGAGGCTGATTCCGAATAAATCGGGGGCGACGAATCCAGTCAATCCATCAGTGCCACCGGTCACGCTCCGCCACTTCAGTGCCCCTGCAAACAGCAATTGGGAAAACGCCATGGTAAGCATGAGAAACGATATCCCGCTGGCCTGGATGCAAAACATGCCGATGACCCCCGCTAGCAAAGTCGACGCCGCAACTCCCGCTGCGAACCCGAGCCAGCCTGACACGCCCAGATGCACCCCTAGCGCAATGACTGTATAGGTCGATATGCCGAAAAAGGCAGCATGCCCGAACGACATCATTCCGGTATAGCCAACGAGCAGGTTCAGGCTCATCGCGAATATTCCGAAAATGAGCACCTCAGCGATGATCTCCTTGGCATAGTCAGTCGCGAACCAACCCGCCACCAACAGTATGCACAGGGCCACAAACACGATAGATTGCTTTCGCAGTGTCATTGTCTTATCCCCTAGCGATACCAAACAGCCCTTGCGGTCGGGTCAGCAGCACTACCACCATCAACAGATAAACCAGGAACAACGCGTAATCGGGAAAGAATGCCTTCCCAAACGTATCGATGAACGCGAAGAGCAAGGCACCGACCAACGCGCCACGCAGACTGCCCATTCCGCCGATCACGATCACGATGAATGCAGGTATCAGAACTTCAATATCCATGCCGAGATAGACGCCGAGGATCGGACCGGCGACGATGCCGCCAATCGCTGCGAGGGCAGCGCCAAGGGCAAAGATCGCCGCAAATAGCAATGGCACGTTGATTCCAATGCCGGCGGCAGTGGCCGCGTCATCGACGCCTGCGCGCACCATCGCGCCAATCCGGCTGCGCTCCAGAAACCACCAGATCGCGAACCCAGTTGCCGCGCCAAGCGCCACGACGAAAACGCGATACAGAGGTAGAACTGCTCCACCGACTTCGAGACTGCCTTCCAGAACTGCGGGAGGCGCAATGTTGCGGATTTCGGTGCCCCACAGGAACCTGCAGGCGTCGCCGAAGACCATGATGAATCCGAACGTCAGCAGTACCTGCTTCAAGTGACCGGCGCTGTACATTGGACGGATGAAATATCGCTCCATCACGATCGCCACAATCGCGGCCGGGATCCAGCCAAAGCCGAGCGCCAGCCAGAAGCTGCCGGTTAACTTGATGATGGAAAGCGCGACGAACGCGCCGATCATGAAAAACGAACCATGTGCGAGGTTGACGACATTCATTAGCCCGAAGATCAACGACAATCCGGCTGAGGCCATGAAGAGCAATGCACCCAAGCACAAGCTGTTAATAAATTGTGAGACGAAGAAATCCATAGCGCCTTCTCGTAGGTATGGAAGACTCTGGCCGATCGCGGTCGGCCAGATTGCGGTACGCAGCTGGGTGGTGCTTTAAAGCGGGCGTTTAGCTGGCTCCGCTACTTCGCGCACAGTATGGATAACCTTGTTCGTGATCCGGCCATCAATCTCAGAGACTTCCCGGATATACACGTTCTGGGTCGGACTCTGCGTTTCCGGGGTGAAACGAAACGGTCCACGGGGCGCCTCGAATCTGACCGCACGCATGGCTTCCCGTAGCTTATTCTTTTCGCTCGTATTGCCGTCGACTGCCTCAATGGCTGCTTGTAGGATGCGCGCTGCCACGTAACCATATTCCGCGTACACGTTCGGAAACTCCTTGTAGCGCGCCGTATAGTCCGCCACGAATTTCTTGTTCGCGGCATTGTCTAGCGTATCGGCATAATGCAACGCGTTAATCCCACCCAACGCGGCGCGGCCTTGAGCCGGCAATGTGTCGCCGTCGAGCATGAAGCCCGACCCGGTCAACCGACAGTTCTTGCTCAGTCCATATTCGTCATATTGTTTGACGAACCGCACAGCATCCGTGCCGGCATAAAACCCGAAGGTTACTTTGGCGCCAGTGCTACGGATATCTGCGAGGTACGGGCTGAAATCGTTGTTTCCAAGCGGAGGATAGATTTCCTTCACCACCGTTCCACCGCGCTTCACAAAGCCAGCCTTGAACTCGGCCACGGCGTTGCGACCACCGGCAAAATCGGAAGCCGTAATGACAGCCTGCTTTGCCAGGTTTGCGCAGAGCCATTCGCCCATGGTCGCAAGGGTGGTGTACGACGAGGTCGAGCAACGAAAGAGATAAGGCAGGCCTGTATACGACAGGTCCGTGATTCCGGCACCGGAGCAAAGTACGAAGGCCTGGCTCTGGCGCATGTACTGAACTGCCGCCATTGCGATATTGCTACCCTGGATTCCGGTGATGAGGTCGCAGGAATCGGATTCAATCAGCTTCTTCAGCTTCTGCAGGCCGACCTGCGGATTGAGCTCGTCGTCCTCTTTCAGCAGTTCGATCTTCCTGCCGGCAATAGTGTTGCCGATCTGCTCGAAATAGAGGTTCATCCCGTTAAGGTTCGCGCTACCGAGCGCAGCGTACACCTTTGAGAAGGTGTTCAGCACGCCGATCCGCAACGGTGCGACGGACTTCGCAAGTACTGCCGGAGCAAGGCCGCCGAACAACGCGGTTGCGCCTAGTGCGCCCGCGCCCTTGATGAACTGGCGACGCGATGCCGCGACGCCTTCGTCTTCCTGGTAGTTGTACATGTCTCCTCCGTTTTCTATCAGCCGCGACCTGTTACGGAGCAACGTGGCAGTCAGCGGCCGTGGATGGTGATTTCACAAAGTCGGAAGGAAATTTCTTACAAATTCATCATCTCCCGATAGTGCTTATAGAACGCCCGGATGAGCACTTCCGTCACCATGTGGTCCTGCCTCTCGACGTCGCGCCCGCCCATCTCGACCACGGCACTACGATGCCCGTAATGGTGGGCGCCATGTTGCGTTTCGCATAGCACCTCCCCATCTTCCATTGCGACAAAACCGGCAGGCCCGTAAAGGTTCGCATGGCGCACGCGCAGACGCGTCATTTCGTCATCGTCGTCTTCGTAGCCAAAGAACGTCCATGCCAGTTCGAACGAATCCGTGCCCTTCGGAATGACGTGACGAACGCCGAGCGTGTTAGCCTGCTGATGAATGACGACGCTTGGAAAGTGAGCGATTGCGACCACCTTCCCATCATCGAATTCGCGGCGCGGGCTCACGGTATCAGCATCCAGCAGTTCCAACGCCTCCTTGAAGCGCGCGATCTCTGCAGCCGCTTCCGACTTGGTCTTTCCGACGTTGCGTGAAACCATGATGCTATGGCCTGAATCGCCTGGAATCGATTCCGATTGTGTATCTGCGCGCCACAAGCCGAATGTAATCAGGAACGAATGCAGCAACGTCGCGTGGTATGGGTCCTTCAGATTCTCAAAATAGAGCTTCCAATTTCCGGGGATGAGTTGCCGGTTGTAGCCAAGCAATCGAAGCTTCTTTCCGGGAAACTGGCGACGAAGATTCACCAACACTTCTTCGCCGCAATACTCGGCAAATGGCAGCGGGTTCTCTGAGAAACTGGCCCAAATTGTGCCCCCCTCGACGTGCACGGAGAGGGACCGCAGGCCATGTTGACGATTATCGAAATCGGATGGCATGCCGCCCTTCTTTAGCACACCACGCTTGAGCGGCACGCCCTGAAGATTTCCCTCGAGTCCGTAGTTCCATTGATGGTACGGGCAGGTGAAAGACTCTTCCTTTCCTTTGTTCTTCCAGCACACGCGAGCCCCACGATGGGCACACTGGTTCTCCCACACGTGGATTCTGTCGTTCTCTCCCCGTACCACCACCACCTGGCGCTCGCCGATCCAACTGCGCTTGTATGACCCCTTCTCGGGGATCTCACACTCAAGTGCGACGTAATTCCACGTTGGCCCGTAGTAGAACGTTTCCAGTTCACGCTGATAAATGTCCGGATCCGTATAGACCCAGTACGGTACGCGCGTCCAACCCTCCGAAGGCCAGTGGCGTTCTGCGGCACCCGATGATGCCGATACGGCTTTCATTGTGTGTTCCATCGTTGTCTCCTCCCTCTTATCACACGGGTACGATTAGAGAGCGCCGTACATGGTGATTGTCGAATACGGCTAGGCGCTGCCTGAACTTCAGGGTCCCGCCCACGCGAACCAGCACGTCGATGTACTGGCCAACCAGGAACACGGTGGGATCGGCATCTGACATCGCTTCGGTCAGGAGAAAATTGCCCCGCGCATGAATCTCGCCATCCTCGATTGCGGTGATACGAACACCACTGATGAAGTGCCGCCAGATGCGCGGCACGTACACCTGTGTTTCACGAAGTGCAGTGACACGGTCTTGCACCATATTAACGCCGTCACAATAAATGGTTGCCTGGGGTAACCCTTCGGCATAGTTCTCACGCGAGACAACCTGGTAAATGCAGTCCTCGATGAAGTACGAGGGGAACCTCTCGACTTCATCATGGTCGAGCAAGTCCGCCACTTCGTCATACAAACTCCGAAGTTCGCTTTCCAGCGCGATCGTCTCGGCGTTACGCTGCACTTCTTTCACCAGCGGAGCAATCCGATCTTTCATTTGCCATCACTCCCCAAGGCTGCCGAGGTTCGTCTGCACGCCGTAGTCCGTGCCCAGCTTCAGGATTGGCGACTTGAGCGTTTCCTGCCACAGCAGCGATTCATTGGCGATATGCAACGGATGATCCTGAATTGTGAGAGCAATGAATCCCTGCTCGCGCGAAGCGTGGTTGTGTATCGACCAGCCTGGCGCTGAAAAATGTAAATCCCCTTCCGACCATTCGATCTTTTCACCATTGACCACGCTCTTTCCGTGCCCCCACATGATGTAGTTGATTGCGGCCGATGTGTGGCGGTGAGGCTTGTCGACCTTTCCTGGTGGCAGCTTCGCGATGGTGGCAAAAAAGCTGGGCGAGGTACCGATCCGACGCTCGGTTGCCGGGTTATAGAGCACGTAGAGATGTCGTCCGGTGTAGCCCAGATCCATGCCGTAGACCGTCTCCAGATGGGGCGCCACTTCCTTCCACGGCCAGTGCAGCGCCCTCGAGTCCACAGGGTCAATGTCGACCAGCCATTCGTAGCCGAGCAATTGCGCGCCGTCCGATCCAATCGGGATCGGCTTCGATGCATCGCGCGCGCGACGCTGCCCCTTCACCGTATCGTCTACGACGCCACTGGACTCGATCACTTGCGGCTTGTCATTGACGTAATGGACTTCGAGCCGTTCAAGCAATGGAGCGTTGCTGTAGGACAGACGGACGAACAGGTCATCCCCGTTGTTTTCCACAACTTGCGGTTGCATTGACGGTGTATTCCATACGTCGAACTTCTCGACCTCGAATACCTTCGAGTCCGTCCTGACTACACCGCTGCCACGAATGCACATGTCGACGCGGCTCGAGTTGCGCAGCACCGGTTCGCTTCTCTCGCCCGGCTTGAGTACAATTATCTGCACATCGATTCCGGGCGCATACGCCGGCACCGGGCCGGTATTCATCGGATGATTTACCGACGCAACCCGACGCCCGTCTGCAGGACTGCCTAGACTTGCGAGACGCTCGATCTCCGTCTCGATGGCGGCCTTGCGCAGCACGACTGTTGGCCAGAAGGCTTGCTCCCGGGCCGGCGCCCCGCTCAAGTCAACCAGAGTAATACCGTTGTTCATCCGTGTCTCCTTTGACTGTGCTATTTATTTTGGCCAGTAGCTCTTGTCGGTTAGTTGGTCCAGCGTATCGTGGCCTTGCTGGTCAGCGGAAATGGAGTGCCTCTTCCATTTTCCACGGCGCGCTGGTATGCAAGAGCGGCGACGGTCAGATCTGAGATACCCATTCCCATCGACTTGAACAACGTGAGGTCACAATCATCCGGCGCAGACTCGTGATCGGCAATGACGCTGCCGAGTGGGCGAACCTTATCCCAATCCCCGGCACCAGGCCCCTTCTCGAAATAGTCGATGAGTTCGCGTGATGCCTTGCGCGCGTTCGCCACGTCATCGACCGCTATGAATCCAACACGCGCGAATACGTCCTGATTGAACTCAGCGTTGACCGGAAGGATTGCTCCGACAGCGTTCAAGTGGGCGCCGCGCGCAAGCATTTCCGCTTTCAGGAACGGCTCACGGGCGCGAGTCACGGTCGTGACGATTGATGCGCCGTCTGTCGCCGCCTCCAACGTCGTGGCTTCCACAACATCGATATCGAATTGCTCGGCTACCAACGAGCAGAATGCACGCCGCCTCTCGGGCGTGGGGCTCCAGATGCGAATGCGTTTCAAGGGGCGCACCAGATGGATCGCTGCAACTTGAGCGAGGGCCTGCCTCCCAGTACCGATCATCGCCATATCGTTGGCGCCACTCCGGGCGACCCATTGCGTACCGAGACCCGTAATCGCCGACGTGCGCAGTTGACCGAGGCAGTTCGCTTCCATCACCGCCAACAGCCTGCCCTCATTTGTGTCGAATAGGACAAACACTGCCTTGGCACCATTTGGCGTATTGATCCAGTTCTTGTAGCCGCAAAATCCGGCCTTCACCATCGCGGAGCCAAGCGAATGCATTGACGACGCGGAGCCGATACTCCCGAGCGCCTTCGTGACGTTGAAGGCTTCACCTTTTCCTAGCTGTCGGACGCCGTCCTCCAGCGCTCCAACTGTATCCTTAAGACTGACGAGCGATGTAATCTCTTCCTCGCTCAACCAGATAGCCGCCTCGTTCATCTTCACCTCTTCAGTTCTGAAATTCATTCCTGACCGTGTTGCAAAGCTCGCCAACTCCTTTGATTGCGACCTCGAAGACATCACCGTGGCGCAGATAACGCGGAGGCTGGCGCGACATGCCCACGCCGGCCGGGGTCCCGGTGGCAATCACATCGCCCGGCATCAGTTCTGTAAAAGTCGATAGATAGGCGACGAGTCTGGCGACCGGGAAAATCATGTTGCTAACCCAGTCACGCTGCACAGTCTCGCCATTTAGTCGCCCGAGGACCGTCAATTCTTCAGGTGCTGGGACTTCGTCTTGCGTCACCAGCCAGGGACCGAAGCCCCCCGAGCTGACGAAGTTTTTCCCTGCGGTGGCTTGCGTAGAGTGGCGCTGCCAATCGCGCACCGAGTTTTCCGCGATGCAGGAATAGCCAGCGACATACTGCAGTGCCTCCTCTTCCTTTATTCGGCGGGCCGGACGCCCAATAATGACGGCCAACTCAGCCTCATAGTCGAATTGTTCGGATTCGGCCGGCCGGACTACTGGTTCTCTGTGTCCCACGAAGGACGAACTGAACCGAACAAACACCGACGGCCTCTCCGGGACGGGCAATTTGGCCTCTTGCGCATGGAGGAGATAATTTAGGCCTATGCACAGGATCTTTTGTGGATCCGTGATAGGTGGAAGCAGAGTCGCATCGGATAAGGGAATGCCATTCTCGTTTTCCCTTTCAGCCAAGCGTTGCGCGATGCCATCAATGCCCTCAAGGGCAAGCGCCTCG harbors:
- a CDS encoding TetR/AcrR family transcriptional regulator translates to MSNSQRTNEIESLDSSLGRRDRGKLEKYRRIVQAARDVFREKGFEAATTREIADRADIAIATLFVYAKDKRDLLFLLINDELDTLLQKQFDVQPKDGSLLGQILHIFACQYEYFASDAVLFRAALHESFHFDSDTGKDGPQVKRWRERHERGMGYLEKIIEANQASGGIRPEVNPATAAWLLVSIYRAQTLRWLSGKTPTAKKGISQLREVMELLVNGLEK
- a CDS encoding NADPH-dependent FMN reductase, whose protein sequence is MSTDLKSEGALTSSPARITKFILTMESTPKILAFSGSTRKASFNKRLISLAVAEADHLGADVTLVNLGDFPLPIYDGDIEEEQGVPKNATALRDIMIAHHGFIIASPEYNSAISPLLKNVLDWTSRPTKTQEGKLPFSGKSVSLMSASPGAFGGFRGLSSLSSILFSLGMHVLPDMVIVPSAPQAFSPEGKLTSERLQHSLANAVAKHVLFLSVCKSPTALVA
- a CDS encoding flavin reductase family protein — protein: MAISSETFRELFASFASTVTIVTAYADDAPSGATVTACSSVSAQPPLIMVALGRESRTLSQILRAGRFGVNVLADHQEAVARLFSQSTVNKFSRLDWILDGDVPCLPDSCGFVAARLSSELTVGDHVLIVGSIEKVSCTSQTPLLYHRRQFARCEQIGVKANASVA
- a CDS encoding ABC transporter ATP-binding protein; protein product: MLEVNDIHTYYGNSHVLRGVSLQVKAGAVTSLLGRNGAGKTTTALSVMGYLKPRLGSITYAGRAIAGLPSYSISRMGVGFVPQERGIFPSLSVEENLTVAARSGRDNRWTLARIYEMFPRLKERRNNRGFQLSGGEQQMVAIARALMLNPSVIVLDEPSEGLAPLIVDEIVEILRRMKSEGLAILLIEQNLSAALDLGDIHYVLSKGEVCFSGTSDMLRSNERVLSDYLSV
- a CDS encoding ABC transporter ATP-binding protein, giving the protein MTLLKTEALRKAYGSLVVTRDVDLEVSVGQRHVIIGPNGAGKTSLVHQLSGQIRPTAGRIFFKDRDVTGGAPEAICQMGMGRTFQKNNLFSSLSVRENVRLAVQAKHGGWYEALRSVGSRRQQWERADQLIEQVHLSGDYRRAVSSLSYGEQRQLEVAIALATDPELLLLDEPTSGMSPAETDRMIDLVRELPASLAVLMIEHDMKVVFSLADRITVLYYGEVLASGSPQEIQGDARVREVYLGGKH
- a CDS encoding branched-chain amino acid ABC transporter permease, with the translated sequence MTLRKQSIVFVALCILLVAGWFATDYAKEIIAEVLIFGIFAMSLNLLVGYTGMMSFGHAAFFGISTYTVIALGVHLGVSGWLGFAAGVAASTLLAGVIGMFCIQASGISFLMLTMAFSQLLFAGALKWRSVTGGTDGLTGFVAPDLFGISLAQSAGARYAVISIGFLIVVALFARLVRSPLGSILIGIRDNERRMRAIGYPVRRFKLLAFMIAGGLAGVAGGLYAFLNAYVSTDILHWQQSGDAMIMVVLGGSGTVIGPVVGAGIFLLLKTVMSSHNEYWAFWVGAIFIVCVMFLRDGAWGFIIGRLSSLGGPSRKEAGLASAASDISEVKHDIA
- a CDS encoding branched-chain amino acid ABC transporter permease; protein product: MDFFVSQFINSLCLGALLFMASAGLSLIFGLMNVVNLAHGSFFMIGAFVALSIIKLTGSFWLALGFGWIPAAIVAIVMERYFIRPMYSAGHLKQVLLTFGFIMVFGDACRFLWGTEIRNIAPPAVLEGSLEVGGAVLPLYRVFVVALGAATGFAIWWFLERSRIGAMVRAGVDDAATAAGIGINVPLLFAAIFALGAALAAIGGIVAGPILGVYLGMDIEVLIPAFIVIVIGGMGSLRGALVGALLFAFIDTFGKAFFPDYALFLVYLLMVVVLLTRPQGLFGIARG